One Bosea sp. 685 DNA segment encodes these proteins:
- a CDS encoding ABC transporter substrate-binding protein, which produces MKRRTFLKGATALTLAGPAMTGRAFAQAGTVLKFAPQANLTALDPIWTTATVTNNHGYYVYDTLYSHDLDMKPQPQMAEAHEVSADGKVWRIKLREGLVFHDGTPVKPADCIQSLKRWVQRDPYGQLLAKVVESMTALDERSFEIKLTRPFPMMLDLLAKADSPLFIMPERLAVTDANKQVTEMVGSGPYRFVPGEFVSGSKVVYEKFEAYKPRSEPPSRGAGGKVANFKRIEWQILPDPATAANALIKGEIDWWERPLSDLQPMLAKVPEVIREVTDEAGRGAIMRMNHLQPPFNNPKVRAAVRMAVNQEDYMRAAQGDDTSLWQTSRNLWWRGTPYYDGEHEDLMPQSLEKAKVALKESGYNGEKVVIINPTDFPDIGPLGDVTAELLKQLGMNVEFVASDWGTVIQRRNSREPVEKGGWSIFHTTGSTMAWASPAQSFLVRGQGAKGWFGWYDSAKAEALAEEWLYAPDEAMQKKAAAQLGRLALEETATVPLGRFMIRTAYRKNLTGMLKGSAPYPWGLKRV; this is translated from the coding sequence ATGAAGCGTCGTACATTCCTGAAGGGGGCGACCGCCCTGACACTGGCCGGGCCGGCCATGACAGGGCGCGCCTTCGCGCAGGCGGGGACGGTCCTGAAATTCGCGCCGCAGGCCAATCTGACGGCGCTGGATCCGATCTGGACGACGGCGACCGTGACCAATAATCACGGCTACTACGTTTACGACACGCTCTACAGCCACGACCTCGACATGAAGCCCCAGCCGCAAATGGCTGAGGCGCATGAGGTTTCGGCCGACGGCAAGGTCTGGAGGATCAAGCTGCGCGAAGGCCTCGTCTTCCATGACGGCACGCCGGTGAAACCGGCCGACTGCATCCAGAGCCTGAAGCGCTGGGTGCAACGCGACCCCTACGGCCAGCTTCTGGCCAAGGTGGTCGAGAGCATGACGGCACTCGACGAGCGCAGCTTCGAGATCAAGCTGACGCGGCCTTTCCCGATGATGCTCGACCTGCTCGCCAAGGCGGATTCGCCCCTCTTCATCATGCCGGAGCGCCTGGCTGTGACCGATGCGAACAAGCAGGTCACCGAAATGGTCGGCTCCGGGCCTTACCGCTTCGTGCCGGGCGAATTCGTCTCGGGGAGCAAGGTCGTCTACGAGAAGTTCGAGGCTTATAAGCCCCGCAGCGAGCCGCCGAGCCGTGGCGCTGGCGGCAAGGTCGCGAATTTCAAGCGGATCGAATGGCAGATCCTGCCCGATCCGGCGACGGCGGCGAACGCATTGATCAAGGGCGAGATCGACTGGTGGGAGCGCCCGCTCTCCGATCTCCAGCCGATGCTGGCGAAGGTTCCGGAGGTCATCCGCGAGGTCACGGACGAGGCCGGGCGCGGCGCGATCATGCGCATGAACCACCTTCAGCCGCCCTTCAACAATCCCAAGGTGCGTGCCGCCGTGCGCATGGCGGTGAACCAGGAAGACTATATGCGCGCCGCCCAGGGCGACGACACCTCGCTCTGGCAGACCTCGCGCAATCTCTGGTGGCGCGGCACGCCCTATTACGACGGCGAGCATGAGGACCTGATGCCGCAGAGCCTGGAAAAGGCCAAGGTGGCGCTGAAGGAGTCCGGCTACAACGGCGAGAAGGTCGTCATCATCAACCCGACCGACTTCCCCGATATCGGGCCGCTAGGAGACGTGACGGCCGAACTGCTCAAGCAGCTCGGCATGAATGTCGAGTTCGTGGCGAGCGACTGGGGCACGGTGATCCAGCGTCGCAACAGCCGCGAGCCGGTCGAGAAGGGCGGCTGGAGCATCTTCCACACCACGGGCTCGACCATGGCCTGGGCCAGCCCGGCGCAATCCTTCCTGGTACGTGGGCAGGGGGCGAAGGGCTGGTTCGGCTGGTATGACAGCGCCAAGGCCGAGGCGCTGGCGGAGGAGTGGCTCTACGCGCCGGACGAAGCCATGCAGAAGAAGGCCGCCGCCCAGCTCGGCCGCCTCGCGCTCGAGGAGACCGCGACGGTGCCGCTTGGCAGGTTCATGATCCGGACGGCCTATCGCAAGAACCTGACCGGCATGCTCAAGGGCTCGGCACCTTATCCCTGGGGCCTGAAGCGCGTCTGA
- a CDS encoding amidase: MTEPCELSAVEARALIGTKKLSASELLESCIARIDAVDPAVNAMVARDDERARKAAKLADEATMRGDRLGALHGLPLGVKDLENVAGLRTTYGSPLFANHVPTEDQLIVANTRKAGAIVLGKTNTPEWGAGANTRNAVYGATGNPFDPSKCAAGSSGGSGVALATNMVPIATGSDTGGSLRNPAAYNGIVGFRPSPGLVPSEKRPLGWNPLSVLGPMARTVPDLCLLLSTMVSDDAADPLATTIHGRTVRRPEDFARPGTIDLSSLKVALTPDFGFAPTERHIREVFAAKTGAFSHLFAQVEAATPDCTGADETFEVLRSVAFLAGMYERVRDTPELVGPNVRANVEEGLRYSALDVTRALKQQTVLYKNWQGFFEDYDVILSPAVTLSPRPWSELYPAEIDGTPTRTYFHWLAMAYAVTNVGHPAISLPVGLDRNGMPFGLQIVGPRGGDAKVLAVAAALEAALAGDTLTARPVPDIAKLTAAPKLSNSPGFLGFD, encoded by the coding sequence TTGACTGAACCCTGTGAACTCAGCGCCGTAGAGGCTCGCGCCTTGATCGGAACCAAGAAGCTGTCGGCGAGCGAATTGCTCGAAAGCTGTATCGCCCGCATCGATGCAGTGGACCCGGCCGTCAACGCCATGGTGGCGCGTGACGATGAGCGGGCGCGCAAGGCGGCGAAGCTCGCCGATGAGGCGACGATGCGCGGCGACCGGCTCGGCGCGCTGCACGGGCTGCCGCTCGGCGTGAAGGATCTCGAGAACGTCGCCGGCCTGCGCACCACCTATGGCAGTCCGCTCTTCGCGAACCATGTGCCGACCGAAGACCAGTTGATCGTCGCCAACACCCGCAAGGCCGGCGCGATCGTTCTGGGCAAGACCAACACGCCGGAATGGGGCGCTGGCGCCAACACCCGCAACGCCGTCTACGGCGCGACCGGCAACCCCTTCGACCCCTCCAAATGTGCCGCCGGCTCCTCGGGCGGCTCGGGCGTCGCGCTGGCGACGAACATGGTGCCGATCGCGACAGGCTCCGACACTGGCGGCTCGCTGCGCAACCCGGCCGCCTATAACGGCATCGTCGGCTTCAGGCCTTCGCCGGGGCTGGTGCCGAGCGAGAAGCGGCCACTGGGCTGGAATCCGTTGAGCGTGCTCGGGCCGATGGCGCGCACCGTGCCCGATCTGTGCCTGCTGCTCTCGACCATGGTCTCTGACGACGCGGCCGATCCGCTGGCCACGACGATCCATGGCAGGACAGTGCGCCGCCCTGAGGATTTCGCCAGGCCTGGAACGATCGATCTTTCCTCGCTCAAGGTCGCGCTGACACCGGATTTCGGTTTCGCACCGACCGAGCGCCATATCCGCGAAGTCTTCGCGGCGAAGACCGGTGCTTTCAGCCATCTCTTCGCCCAGGTCGAGGCGGCGACGCCCGATTGCACGGGCGCCGACGAGACCTTCGAGGTGCTGCGCTCGGTTGCCTTCCTCGCCGGCATGTATGAGCGCGTCCGCGACACGCCCGAGCTTGTCGGCCCCAATGTCCGCGCCAATGTCGAGGAGGGGCTGCGCTACAGCGCGCTCGACGTCACTCGCGCACTGAAGCAGCAGACCGTGCTCTACAAGAACTGGCAGGGCTTCTTCGAGGATTACGACGTCATCCTTTCGCCGGCCGTCACCTTGAGCCCGCGTCCCTGGTCGGAGCTCTACCCGGCCGAGATCGACGGCACGCCGACCCGGACCTATTTCCACTGGCTCGCCATGGCCTATGCCGTGACCAATGTCGGACATCCCGCGATTTCGCTGCCGGTCGGGCTCGACCGCAACGGCATGCCTTTTGGCCTGCAGATCGTCGGCCCCCGCGGCGGCGACGCCAAGGTGCTGGCGGTGGCGGCTGCGCTCGAGGCGGCCCTGGCGGGCGATACGCTGACGGCGCGTCCGGTGCCCGACATCGCCAAACTGACGGCCGCGCCGAAGCTGAGCAACAGCCCAGGCTTCCTGGGGTTCGATTAA
- a CDS encoding hydantoinase/oxoprolinase family protein translates to MALNQHVRLAVDIGGTFTDVVLETEAGRMTRKVLTTPSRPEEGVLGGMRLILSDARMHMSDIDVFVHGTTLATNAIIERRGAKTALIATEGFRDIIEIGTESRYDQYDLSIEKPRPLVQRALRFTLPERVDVHGKVRLPLDEAAVAALVPKLKAAGVESVAVAFLHSYANAEHERRTGALLKAAMPELGITLSSEVCPEVREYERTSTAIANAYVQPLMAGYLARMAEGLAQEQFRGAIYLVTSGGGLTSIETAQRFPVRLVESGPAGGAIFAALTAAQLGESKVLSFDMGGTTAKICLIEKFEPQSSRIFEVDRAARFLKGSGLPVRIPVIEMVEIGAGGGSIARIDALKRVTVGPESASSEPGPACYGRGGVHPAVTDADVVLGMIDPASFAGGTIPLDPDLSRKALLADIGEPLGLDAETAAYAVHEMVCENMASAARVHAVERGAVVGDHTLIAFGGAAPLHAARVAEKIGVKRVIVPPNAGVGSAVGFLAAPVSYELVRSRHVRLDAFDGVLVSDLLSEMELEARALVEPGARGEPVIARRVAFMRYVGQGHEITVTLPSGVLGEQDIPALRSAFEADYAALFARPIPGAAIEILSWSVLVTTLPPKPEVAPRVASSAAPEPSGSRAFHDGKAGASIMVPLYRRETMIPGASIAGPAIIAEDETSTFVSMSFDAHIDAIGCIVMDRKVLDRQILDREAA, encoded by the coding sequence ATGGCACTGAACCAGCACGTCAGACTCGCGGTCGATATCGGCGGCACCTTCACGGATGTCGTGCTGGAGACCGAGGCCGGGCGGATGACGCGCAAGGTGCTGACGACGCCGTCGCGGCCGGAGGAAGGCGTGCTCGGCGGCATGCGATTGATCCTCTCGGATGCGCGGATGCACATGTCCGACATCGACGTCTTCGTCCATGGCACCACCTTGGCGACCAACGCCATCATCGAGCGCCGCGGCGCGAAAACCGCCCTGATCGCGACCGAGGGGTTTCGCGACATCATCGAGATCGGCACGGAAAGCCGCTACGACCAGTATGATCTCTCGATCGAGAAGCCGCGCCCGCTGGTGCAGCGCGCCCTGCGCTTCACGCTACCCGAGCGCGTCGATGTGCACGGCAAAGTCCGCCTGCCACTGGATGAGGCGGCGGTCGCCGCGCTCGTGCCGAAACTGAAGGCGGCCGGTGTCGAGAGCGTCGCCGTCGCCTTCCTGCATTCCTATGCCAATGCCGAGCATGAGCGCCGCACCGGCGCGCTGCTGAAAGCTGCGATGCCCGAACTCGGCATCACGCTCTCCAGCGAGGTCTGCCCGGAGGTGCGCGAATATGAACGCACCTCGACGGCCATCGCCAATGCCTATGTCCAGCCGCTGATGGCGGGTTATCTCGCCCGCATGGCCGAGGGGCTGGCGCAGGAGCAGTTCCGTGGCGCGATCTATCTCGTGACCTCGGGCGGCGGCCTGACCTCGATCGAGACCGCGCAACGCTTCCCGGTGCGCCTCGTCGAATCCGGGCCCGCGGGCGGGGCGATCTTCGCCGCCTTGACCGCAGCCCAGCTCGGCGAAAGCAAGGTGCTCTCCTTCGACATGGGCGGCACCACGGCAAAGATCTGCCTGATCGAGAAATTCGAACCGCAATCCTCGCGCATCTTCGAGGTCGACCGCGCCGCCCGCTTCCTCAAGGGCTCAGGGCTCCCGGTGCGTATTCCGGTGATCGAGATGGTCGAGATCGGCGCCGGCGGCGGCTCGATCGCGCGGATCGATGCGTTGAAGCGCGTCACGGTCGGCCCCGAAAGCGCCTCCTCCGAGCCCGGCCCCGCCTGCTATGGACGCGGCGGCGTGCATCCCGCCGTCACCGACGCCGATGTCGTGCTCGGCATGATCGATCCAGCCTCCTTCGCCGGCGGCACCATCCCGCTCGATCCGGACTTGTCGCGCAAGGCGCTCCTGGCCGATATCGGCGAGCCGCTCGGGCTCGATGCCGAAACGGCCGCCTATGCCGTGCATGAAATGGTCTGCGAGAACATGGCGAGCGCAGCCCGCGTACATGCGGTCGAGCGCGGCGCGGTCGTCGGCGACCACACGCTGATCGCCTTCGGCGGTGCGGCTCCCCTGCATGCCGCGCGCGTCGCGGAGAAGATCGGCGTCAAGCGCGTCATCGTGCCGCCCAATGCCGGTGTCGGCTCGGCTGTCGGCTTCCTCGCCGCGCCGGTCTCCTATGAACTGGTCCGAAGCCGCCATGTCAGGCTCGATGCCTTCGACGGGGTGCTGGTCTCGGATCTTCTCTCGGAGATGGAACTGGAAGCCCGCGCTTTGGTCGAGCCCGGCGCGCGCGGCGAACCCGTGATCGCGCGGCGAGTCGCCTTCATGCGCTATGTCGGCCAGGGCCATGAGATCACCGTGACGCTGCCCTCCGGCGTGCTGGGCGAGCAGGACATCCCGGCGCTGCGAAGCGCTTTCGAGGCCGATTACGCCGCCCTGTTCGCACGGCCGATTCCCGGAGCCGCGATCGAAATCCTGAGCTGGTCGGTTCTGGTCACGACGCTGCCCCCGAAGCCTGAAGTGGCGCCGCGTGTCGCGAGTTCGGCTGCGCCAGAGCCCTCCGGCAGCCGCGCCTTCCATGACGGCAAGGCGGGCGCCAGCATCATGGTCCCGCTCTATCGGCGCGAGACGATGATACCGGGCGCTTCGATCGCCGGCCCCGCCATCATCGCCGAGGACGAGACCTCGACCTTCGTCTCGATGAGCTTCGACGCGCATATCGACGCCATCGGCTGCATCGTGATGGACCGCAAGGTTCTCGACCGCCAGATTCTGGACCGCGAAGCCGCGTGA
- a CDS encoding hydantoinase B/oxoprolinase family protein, with translation MSQTDKISLIDLQIMWNRLIAVVEEQGQILMRTAFSPIVRECGDISAGVFDLQGRMLAQGVTGTPGHVNSMAESVKHFIRHFPIETMKEGDAYITNDPWMGTGHLNDFVVTTPAFRNGKPVALFSCTSHLMDIGGIGFGPDATDVFMEGLYLPMLKLIDAGKVDQNVMAIIRANTRQPVDTEGDTYSLAACNDMGAKRLVEMMDEFGIETLDELADHICERSREAVLAEIAKLPKGSWRNEMVVDGYDVPVTLAAELTISDDGIHVDFTGTSPQAQRGINVPHSYTTAYTVFGLGCVVAAQIPNNAGSLGPLTVSAPSGSILNAPKPAAVSSRHVIGQMLPDVVFGCLRQVIPERVPAEGTSCLWNLNVRGRTHAGAQGNYGFAMAVTSNGGTGARFDKDGLSATAYPSGVRGTPVENAETQTPLIFWKKELRPDSGGNGRTRGGHGQIIEIESGVDASFEILAAFDRIDHPPRGRDGGGNGAAGYVGLKSGRKLKGKGFQEIPAGDRLVVLTPGGAGIGNPAERDPALLRRDIEEELVSAS, from the coding sequence ATGAGCCAGACCGACAAGATCAGCCTGATCGATCTCCAGATCATGTGGAACCGCCTGATCGCGGTGGTGGAGGAACAGGGCCAGATCCTGATGCGCACCGCGTTTTCGCCGATCGTGCGCGAATGCGGCGACATCTCCGCCGGCGTCTTCGACCTGCAGGGCCGGATGCTGGCCCAGGGCGTCACCGGCACGCCGGGTCACGTCAACTCCATGGCGGAATCGGTGAAGCACTTCATCCGCCATTTCCCGATCGAGACGATGAAGGAAGGCGACGCCTACATCACCAACGATCCCTGGATGGGCACCGGCCATCTCAACGATTTCGTGGTAACGACGCCCGCCTTCAGGAACGGCAAGCCGGTCGCGCTGTTCTCCTGCACCAGCCATCTGATGGATATCGGCGGCATCGGCTTCGGGCCCGACGCCACCGACGTCTTCATGGAGGGGCTCTATCTGCCGATGCTGAAACTGATCGACGCCGGCAAGGTCGACCAGAACGTCATGGCGATCATCCGCGCCAATACGCGCCAGCCCGTCGATACCGAAGGCGACACCTATTCGCTCGCCGCCTGCAACGACATGGGCGCAAAACGCCTGGTCGAGATGATGGACGAGTTCGGCATCGAGACGCTCGACGAGCTCGCCGACCATATCTGCGAGCGCTCACGCGAAGCCGTGCTTGCCGAGATCGCCAAGCTGCCGAAAGGCAGCTGGCGCAACGAGATGGTGGTCGACGGTTATGACGTGCCGGTCACGCTCGCCGCCGAGCTGACGATCTCGGATGACGGCATCCATGTCGATTTCACCGGCACCTCGCCGCAGGCGCAGCGCGGCATCAACGTGCCGCATTCCTATACCACCGCCTATACGGTCTTCGGGCTGGGCTGCGTCGTCGCCGCCCAAATCCCCAACAACGCCGGCTCATTGGGCCCGCTGACTGTTTCCGCGCCATCAGGCTCGATCCTGAACGCGCCCAAGCCGGCAGCCGTGTCCTCGCGCCATGTCATCGGCCAGATGCTGCCCGACGTCGTCTTCGGCTGCCTGCGCCAGGTCATTCCGGAGCGCGTGCCGGCCGAGGGCACCTCCTGTCTGTGGAATCTGAACGTGCGCGGCCGGACACATGCCGGCGCGCAGGGCAATTACGGTTTCGCCATGGCCGTCACGAGCAATGGTGGCACCGGCGCGCGCTTCGACAAGGACGGGCTCTCCGCCACTGCCTATCCCAGTGGCGTGCGCGGCACACCCGTCGAGAACGCCGAGACGCAGACGCCCCTGATCTTCTGGAAGAAGGAGTTGCGCCCCGACAGCGGCGGCAATGGCCGCACGCGCGGCGGCCACGGCCAGATCATCGAGATCGAGAGCGGGGTCGACGCCTCCTTCGAGATCCTGGCCGCCTTCGACCGTATCGACCATCCGCCGCGCGGACGCGATGGCGGCGGCAACGGCGCGGCCGGCTATGTCGGGCTCAAATCCGGCAGGAAGCTCAAGGGCAAGGGCTTTCAGGAGATTCCGGCGGGAGACCGGCTGGTCGTCCTGACCCCGGGCGGCGCCGGCATCGGCAACCCCGCTGAGCGCGACCCGGCCTTGCTCCGCCGCGACATCGAGGAAGAGCTGGTCAGCGCCAGCTAG
- a CDS encoding TRAP transporter substrate-binding protein, with amino-acid sequence MADHRIARRAFLLGMGLLGMLAQPAAAQTQLDLSTVWPESNFHTQNAMRYAEEVKKATNGGVDILVKAGGQLGFKGPEHLRAVRDGIVPMADILNIQQVGDEPFMGVESVPFLVGTPEELKVLHKYVRPEYDKIAERNNQKILFIVPWPTQYLQLKAKATTVEMLKNIKIRVPDKNAVDMLNAVGMSPVLIPWGETVPALASGVVSGVSTSAVSGVDGKFWEFLKYVLPTNHVWSSEMVTINLDSWKKLKPEERKAMEEIAIKLEPDFWAASVKADTDSLKRLTEGGMEIVPVPAPMMADLRAKTAPLLDAFLKRVPAADKPVKAYLTEMKRGS; translated from the coding sequence ATGGCGGACCATCGCATCGCGCGGCGCGCGTTTCTGCTGGGAATGGGGTTGCTCGGCATGCTGGCCCAGCCTGCTGCCGCACAAACCCAGCTCGACCTCTCGACCGTCTGGCCCGAAAGCAATTTCCACACGCAAAACGCCATGCGCTACGCCGAAGAGGTCAAGAAGGCGACGAATGGCGGCGTCGACATCCTGGTCAAGGCCGGCGGCCAGCTCGGCTTCAAGGGACCCGAGCATCTGCGCGCCGTGCGCGACGGCATCGTGCCGATGGCCGATATCCTCAACATCCAGCAGGTCGGCGACGAGCCCTTCATGGGCGTGGAAAGCGTGCCCTTCCTCGTCGGCACGCCCGAGGAACTCAAGGTCCTGCACAAATATGTGCGGCCCGAATACGACAAGATCGCCGAGCGCAACAACCAGAAGATCCTCTTCATCGTGCCCTGGCCGACGCAATATCTGCAGCTCAAGGCCAAGGCGACCACGGTCGAGATGCTGAAGAACATCAAGATCCGCGTGCCCGACAAGAACGCCGTCGACATGCTCAACGCGGTCGGCATGTCGCCGGTCCTGATCCCCTGGGGCGAGACCGTGCCGGCGCTGGCCTCGGGCGTGGTCTCGGGCGTCTCGACCTCGGCGGTGTCAGGCGTCGACGGCAAGTTCTGGGAGTTCCTGAAATATGTGCTGCCGACCAACCATGTCTGGTCGTCCGAGATGGTCACCATCAATCTCGACAGCTGGAAGAAGCTGAAGCCCGAGGAGCGCAAGGCGATGGAGGAGATCGCCATCAAGCTCGAGCCCGATTTCTGGGCGGCCTCGGTCAAGGCCGATACCGACAGCCTGAAGCGCCTGACCGAGGGCGGCATGGAGATCGTCCCGGTGCCGGCGCCGATGATGGCCGATCTGCGCGCCAAGACCGCGCCGCTGCTCGACGCCTTCCTCAAGCGCGTTCCCGCCGCCGACAAGCCGGTGAAGGCCTATCTCACCGAGATGAAGCGCGGCTCGTGA
- a CDS encoding TRAP transporter small permease encodes MRAVLDGIDRLSRLDGWIGGGCLLALTLLMLCEIGTRFLSNFLPFFPASIPVAWEYSSYLMAASFTFGAAMTLRAGGHVRVTLLIGKAPPALRRPLEVLAALLGFAFMSFLTYAMVRFAWGSFSRGQTSVSSDTPVWFPQAVVTFGMLLLTLQYLARVIQAALGLPLEDHSMKAASPAD; translated from the coding sequence CTGCGCGCCGTGCTCGACGGGATCGACCGTCTCAGCCGCCTTGACGGCTGGATCGGCGGCGGCTGCCTGCTGGCGCTGACATTGCTCATGCTGTGCGAGATCGGCACCCGCTTCCTGTCGAACTTCCTGCCCTTCTTCCCAGCCTCCATCCCGGTGGCGTGGGAGTATTCCTCCTATCTGATGGCGGCCTCCTTCACATTTGGGGCCGCCATGACGCTGCGCGCGGGAGGCCATGTCCGCGTCACCCTGCTGATCGGCAAGGCCCCGCCGGCCTTGCGGCGGCCGCTGGAGGTCCTGGCGGCGCTGCTCGGCTTCGCCTTCATGAGCTTCCTGACCTACGCGATGGTGCGCTTCGCCTGGGGCTCGTTCAGCCGGGGCCAGACCTCGGTCTCGAGCGACACGCCGGTCTGGTTTCCCCAGGCCGTGGTGACCTTCGGCATGCTGCTTTTGACGCTGCAGTACCTTGCGCGCGTCATCCAGGCAGCTCTTGGCCTGCCGCTGGAAGATCATTCGATGAAGGCCGCGTCCCCCGCGGACTGA
- a CDS encoding TRAP transporter large permease subunit, with protein MSIEVIVMFAILFGLLACGLWIGLTLALTGTVLLFLFRSMPLDRLLPQYAWNILTTQELLALPLFILMGELLFRTHLSRSLFKGLAPWAGLLPGRLLHVNIFGCTIFAAISGSSAATTQVVGRIALTELLKRGYSKDIAIGSLAGAGTLGFLIPPSNIMIIYGVLGDVSILKLFTAGFIPGFLLAGTFMAWVMIHTTLRGDLVPQAENDLRNLSWRERFSALRDLAPALFLILCVLGSMYGGIATPSEAAAVGVLGAALVTAFQGSLNFEAIKGILIGSVITCSMIALIVLGASILGNAAAFLGIPQAVAAFVKGLNLTPFMLIVVLIAFYIVLGCFLDGFSMIVMTLPIVLPIVKQAGFDPIWFGVFMVLVVEMAQITPPVGFNLFVIQGLTGDGLGYIAKVTFPYLVILVLFTLLLTVYPEIVLWLPKVLAG; from the coding sequence ATGTCCATCGAAGTCATCGTCATGTTCGCGATCCTGTTCGGCCTCCTGGCCTGCGGGTTGTGGATCGGTCTGACGCTCGCGCTGACCGGCACGGTGCTGCTCTTCCTGTTCCGTTCGATGCCGCTCGACCGGCTCTTGCCGCAATATGCCTGGAACATCCTGACGACGCAGGAACTGCTGGCGCTGCCGCTCTTCATCCTGATGGGCGAGTTGCTGTTCCGCACCCATCTGTCGCGCTCCTTGTTCAAGGGGCTCGCGCCCTGGGCCGGCCTGCTGCCCGGGCGCTTGCTGCATGTGAACATCTTCGGCTGCACGATCTTCGCGGCGATCTCCGGCTCCTCGGCTGCGACCACCCAGGTTGTCGGGCGCATCGCGCTCACCGAACTGCTCAAGCGCGGCTACTCCAAGGACATCGCCATCGGCTCGCTGGCGGGCGCCGGCACGCTCGGCTTCCTGATCCCGCCCTCCAACATCATGATCATCTATGGCGTGCTCGGTGACGTCTCGATCCTGAAGCTGTTCACCGCCGGCTTCATCCCGGGCTTCCTGCTCGCCGGCACCTTCATGGCCTGGGTGATGATCCACACCACGCTGCGCGGCGACCTCGTGCCGCAAGCCGAAAACGATCTGCGCAATCTGAGCTGGCGCGAGCGCTTTTCCGCTCTGCGCGATCTGGCCCCTGCGCTGTTCCTGATCCTGTGCGTGCTCGGCTCGATGTATGGCGGCATCGCGACGCCGTCCGAAGCGGCGGCTGTCGGCGTGCTCGGCGCGGCGCTCGTCACCGCCTTCCAGGGCTCACTGAATTTCGAGGCGATCAAGGGCATCCTGATCGGCTCGGTGATCACCTGCTCGATGATCGCGCTGATCGTGCTGGGCGCCTCGATCCTGGGCAATGCCGCTGCCTTCCTTGGCATTCCCCAGGCGGTCGCCGCCTTCGTCAAGGGGCTGAATCTCACGCCCTTCATGCTGATCGTCGTGCTGATCGCCTTCTATATCGTGCTCGGCTGCTTCCTCGACGGCTTCTCGATGATCGTGATGACGCTGCCGATCGTGCTGCCGATCGTGAAGCAGGCCGGGTTCGACCCGATCTGGTTCGGCGTCTTCATGGTGCTGGTGGTGGAGATGGCGCAGATCACGCCGCCGGTCGGGTTCAACCTGTTCGTGATCCAGGGCCTGACCGGGGACGGCCTCGGCTACATCGCCAAGGTGACCTTCCCCTATCTGGTCATCCTGGTCCTGTTCACCCTGCTTTTGACGGTCTATCCCGAGATCGTGCTGTGGCTGCCGAAAGTGCTGGCGGGGTAG
- a CDS encoding molybdopterin-binding protein produces the protein MKISARNQLKGTIIEITKGATTAHVRLDVGGTIVTSAITNAAVEQLKLAVGQQAYAVVKASDVMIAID, from the coding sequence GTGAAGATCAGCGCCCGCAACCAGCTCAAAGGCACGATCATCGAAATCACCAAGGGCGCGACGACCGCTCATGTCCGCCTCGACGTCGGTGGCACCATCGTGACCTCGGCGATCACCAATGCGGCGGTGGAGCAGCTCAAGCTCGCTGTCGGGCAGCAGGCCTATGCCGTGGTCAAGGCGTCCGACGTGATGATCGCGATCGATTGA
- the modA gene encoding molybdate ABC transporter substrate-binding protein, whose product MTTNRRFVMGFTAALLLGFGSSLATAQAQTKELVIFAAASLKNALDEATAAWVKETGKPAPKISYAASNALAKQLEQGAPADLFLSADLDWMDYAASKNLIKPETRISLLANRIVLVAPSDSTAQVALTAGVDLSAALGSGRLAMGNVDSVPAGKYGKAALEKLGGWDKVKDKIAQADNVRAALLLVSRGEAPLGIVYATDAAADPKVKVAAVFPEDSHPPIIYPVAVTKDATNPDAQGFLTYLRGAGPKAAFERQGFTVLNRPANAS is encoded by the coding sequence ATGACGACGAACCGCCGATTTGTGATGGGTTTCACGGCCGCGCTGCTGCTCGGCTTCGGCTCCAGCCTCGCCACCGCGCAGGCCCAGACCAAGGAACTCGTCATCTTCGCGGCCGCGAGCCTGAAGAACGCGCTCGACGAGGCGACAGCAGCCTGGGTGAAGGAAACCGGTAAGCCGGCTCCAAAAATTTCCTATGCGGCCAGCAATGCGCTCGCCAAGCAGCTCGAACAGGGCGCCCCGGCCGATCTCTTCCTCTCGGCCGATCTCGATTGGATGGACTATGCGGCGAGCAAGAACCTGATCAAGCCGGAGACGCGGATCAGCCTGCTGGCCAACCGGATCGTGCTGGTCGCCCCCTCGGATTCGACGGCACAGGTCGCCCTGACAGCCGGTGTCGATCTGAGCGCCGCACTCGGCTCGGGGCGCCTCGCCATGGGCAATGTCGATTCCGTGCCAGCCGGCAAATACGGCAAGGCGGCGCTGGAGAAGCTCGGCGGTTGGGACAAGGTCAAGGACAAGATCGCGCAGGCGGACAATGTCCGCGCTGCCCTGCTCCTGGTGTCGCGGGGCGAGGCGCCGCTCGGCATCGTCTACGCCACCGATGCCGCCGCCGACCCCAAGGTCAAGGTCGCGGCGGTCTTCCCGGAGGATTCGCACCCGCCGATCATCTATCCCGTCGCGGTGACGAAGGATGCGACCAATCCTGACGCGCAAGGCTTCCTGACCTATCTGCGCGGCGCCGGGCCGAAGGCCGCCTTCGAACGCCAAGGCTTCACCGTGCTGAACAGGCCCGCCAACGCCTCGTGA